In Brassica napus cultivar Da-Ae chromosome A3, Da-Ae, whole genome shotgun sequence, the sequence GTACCCAGTTCCTTCAAATCTGATCTTCCTCGTACATTTTTTCTTTGGATCATAACAAAAGACATACGCCTCTTTGTCACCACACCACATTGTTAATGGTATGAAAATAAATTCACCAGTGTCATCATTAATACCACTTAGAATATATTTCACTAATTCACCAGTGTCATCATGGATACCATTTAGAATGTAGTTCTCGTTTTGTTgtgataatatatttatactatagTCATATGCTTCAATTGGATCTTCTGGGGGAAAAGGCACATGGAACTCTTTGTATGACCATTTTTCTTTGTCAACATCTTCAAGGATccataaaattataaaagatgattCTTGACAAATACGTGCCACTTTGCCCTCGTAATTTACCAGAGCATGCCTTGTTTTGTGACTAAAATGCGGGGGCATTTGGATTGGTTTAAACTCCTCAGACCTCACATCAAAACGCATTATGGTTTTTCTATCTAGACCTTCGCGATAAATATACGAAGGACATCCACGATCAACAAGAGTTCCATAATATTCATATCGTAAATACGCTTCATAAAAGATGAACCCGTTGATGTATTTTCCATTATTCGTCTTGTAATGCATAGGACTGTTTTTGATCAATCTCCATGATTCTTGAGCTCCTAATGTAAGAACTTGAGGTCTGGAATTAGAAGTATTTGACATACAAAGTAGCTTATATGTATCTCCAATAGGATCATATCCTAAATAGCTTCTTGTATGCCATGAATCTTTGGGTTTGGGTATGGTTACATGTTGTCTTATGGTAGGATTCCAGatcacaaaataatttaaatattggaAGGAGATCAAGCCAAGTATGGACTCAAAATCATTGATGAACCGGTCTTCTTTTGGGAGGGTGATATGGTCCATATGATGATGAGATAAAGACTTTTGCACTAATGAGAAAAATAACCAGTTGTCCTCTTTTGTAAAACAGAGTTCAAGATACGGACGAGTTGATGACTGAGTGGCGAACGAATTAATGAAACTTGGATCTGTAGTGGTAGAGAACCATAACTTTGATACACATCGAAACCTTAGCAATGATTTCGCTGGAAGTCTCAGTAATATCTCCCTCATGAGATCATGAGGAATATCACACTCACCATCTCTTTCATAATTTTTCTTGTCCTCTTTATTTTTCATCACTCCTAGTTTTGAGCCCATACTTTAATTTCTCAATGACCTCTTCGTCCGTTTAAACCTCTTTATACTGACATTATACAATTATGTAAGTATACATAGAGATCTTTTCTATAAAATTTGATATTGACATAGTATAAATTAATGTACTAATCTAATTTAAAGAATGTATCAAAtctttgttttcaaaatatgttaattatagttttatttctttctagATTTAACTGTAACTAAATCTATAAGAAATCTTTTACTGGTGTTGTTATGAAAAGTATTTTATAGGTATATCATATATGTTAGATTTTCTGAAcagatttttataagttttagggGTTAGTCTTtaatctaaatttatttttatttatttgataatgTAGGCTAACTTTCCCATTAAAGTTTATCAGTataatattaaactttttatataatttttaagaattaCCTAGTCtatcttaatgtatttttattggttCGTGTACTCATATTTCCTTTTTGGTCTTTGCCTACGTACATGTTCAGACCTTCTTCTCGATTTGGCtttcccttttctttttttgtgtgaGTGAGAGAGAGTTTAAGTATATATGAACATTTTAGTAATACTTACAAACATAAATTATGAATGCGCTCTAACCAACTCTTCAAACCTTCTTCTTGATTTGGTtttcccttttctttttttgtgtgtgtgacAGAGAGTCTCAGTATATATGAACATTTTAGTAATACCTACAACATAAATTAGAATGCGCTTTAACCAACTCTTCGAACCTTCTTCTCGATTTGGTTTTCCCTTTtctctttgtgtgtgtgtgacaGAGAGTCTCAGTATATATGAACATTTTAGTAATACCTACAACATAAAGTAGAATGCGCTTTAACCAATTCTTCGAACCTTCTTCTCGATTTGGTTTTCccttttctttttgtgtgtgtgaaAGACTTTCAGTATGAACATTTTTAGTAATTCCTACAAACATAAGTTATGAATGCACTTTACAACTCCAAGCCCTCAACAACCTGTCTTGGTTTTTGTAAGAATGAAGACTTGTAATTGGTACTAGATATATAGTTCTACTATATATAAATGTACCCCgaaaactcattttcactcaTCTCTCTATCATAGCATTTAGCATcctcaaagaaaaaaacaaaaggaaaactTCTCAAAATGAGTACTACCACGGTTGAAGTGCCGGCTCATCTAGTTATTGATTTGCAGGACAACCAACTGACGACGTGTAAGTTCTCATTTTCTCTTAGGACGAGCTATTGATTTTGACCCGACCGTTGCATCGTACACGCTGATCAACCAGCTTCACACATTTTACGCTTTTTATGAATACATCAAACCGTTTGTAAATTTCTTTTGATTCGAGTAAAAATGGAGAATACGTTTTCCTTCATGCGATCGTCTCACCAATCATGCATTTTCATTCgccctctttttctttttctttttcctttttttttccaaactaaGAGAACGAGAAGATCATCACATGTCCTCTGAGTTTTCGCGTTTTCGATCCATAACATATTACACATTAAAGGGCTCAtcatgaaaagaaataaaagttgAAGCTAAGCTGCATGTAATTCATACGTATACAGTAAACGACTTGTCCTCTGAGTTATAGTATTTTAGATCCataacatattatatacatCAAAAGGCTCATCATGAAAAGACATAAAAGTTGAAGCTAAGTTGCATGTAATTCATACGTATACAGTAAACGACTTGTAacgtttataatataaataattatggcAGGTGAGAATCCCTTCGTCAAAAGAGGGTGTAAAGGGATGATAGAGATTATGAAGGGAAATGGGATTATGCTTCGGATTGACCTCCCGGGGAGCAGGCTTAGGATTGATCTCCCTGGGAATGATTTGGAATTCACCAAAGAAGGAGGAAGGCTAGTGCTCACTGCCACCGAAGATAACGACGTGGACTTCACCCCCCGCACATATCGTATCGAGGTTGTCTACGACCCGGCCCATAAAAAAGTTAACGTTATCGGCGGCGGCAGCACCAACGGTGTGATGTGGATCCATTTTAACATATAAAGTTTGATTAAATTCTATGTTCGATGATATCATctatttacaaataaaaaaaagagagtgtgAAAATAGTTTACTTAATTACTTTGTGCCAAGGATGAGCCTTGTGAATTCAGTGTAGTTTGGATTCATGCAGTTGATTTCCTCTCGAGTTGGTGTTCCAAGAACCTATAAACACACAATAAGAAATAGTAACTGCATGTAATCAATGGATTTAACATGATTACCCAAATAAAAGACATTATTAttatagttattattttctttaattagTTCTAAATTATGCGAACATATTCTCATGGGATGAGTGAGAAAGCATTACCTGATATGTATAGAGTTTAACATAGATCATGGGCATCCTCTGGTTAGCCCGACTGTAATGCTTTGAGACGCGATAGACAGTCTCAGGAACGTATTCAAGGACCAAATTGAGATACGTACAACTCATCTTTCTCGGTCGTTGAGAAAGACACAACATCAGGGCGATTACAACAGTTTCTGCTGTTTATAAAGACTCTGCCTGTGTACAAGTAACAAGACACATGAAACAAAGTTAACGAACTTTGAGTCTTTGAGTCTTTGCACCAATCTCTCCGCTCAGTAAAATCAACTATTAAATGTATGTAATCAAAACACCACCTGAAAAACAATTCCAAATGAACCTTGTCCAACGATGCGGTCTTCCATGTAACTTATGgtctgaaaaccaaaaaaaaactatcagagatttaaattttaaataaaaaaaattagacactACAGCAACTGCAAGttctttaattttaaatgatCTTTCTCTCAAGTTTCTAATAAACAGTGTTTTAGGCTGGCCATTTTTACCACCAATTAATGAATAAAGGTACAATTTAAACACTTaactaacaaatatatttacaattaaCTTTGAACAATATAAATagttacatattttattttttgttctaagTTAATgttctaaattatatatttacaattcTATTACTAGTTTATCATTTTCATTAATAGTGAATATATAATAGAATTGAAAATGTACATTATAATAtgtcataataaaaattaaaacatgtaaTCATATTATCAAGAACCTTGAAAGCAACTACCTCGTTAAGCGGTATGCACAAAGCTCTGTACACGGTGGCACCAACGCCATCTCCAATCTCTTCGTTTAACTTGTAGTCTTTTGCACTGAGAGGAAACTTCTTCTCTGAACCAGACTTTATAGTTTTTCTATACTATGCAACCTTTGACACCGTAAGTTCCAATTCGCCAGCATTTTACATCTCTTCGACGCAGAACAAACCTGAAGATATCATCAATCGCATATAACCTAATGAATCTATAATCAGCAAGTATAAATTACGAAGAGAAGATAAAAACTCTTTCGATAACTCCTTACGAATTCGAGATAAACAACAAACGCAAAATCTGGGAGAAGAAACGACGCTGAACTCAATCGCGATCAAAAGAAACGGCGTTACTTAAGATGACTTCTCCTGTTGATGTCACGCACAAGCAAAAGAGACTGTATACACCGCCGTCAATTACGGCGAAAACAGCGGCGGAGATAGATCAATTGCGATCGATCTGCTAAGGAAAACAAATCATTTGAATTCGTAGCACGAGAGTATCGCTTTCTCGTCTTCTTCGTTTTCGAGTTTTCTCCTCCTCTTGTgttgcttttctttttcttttttttttctgtcgtCTGGTTTTCGCTTAGCAGAATTGATCTCGAGCGTCAAGCCCAGAGAAACGGTTTAACCGTCTCAATATCAGAAAGCCGGTTTTGCTGGTTAATTTGTGTACCGGTTTCGGAACAAGTTACCAACAAGGatctaacctatactaaaagCTGAGCATGTCCAcgtctgcaaaaaaaaacatccaaTCAAGAGATTTAAATATGTCACGTCATCTCTACTTGGccatttctttaaaaaatcctGCGTTTGGGCTttcaaatcttaaaaaaatatacggCCCATGTTAAAAACCTGACATACCCTAATCTTCTAAAATCATCATCGAATCAATCGTCTcctgttgatcaaaaaaaaaaaaatcaatcgtctcctttcatcttcttttccAATCTTCGTTACACATAATCAATCGTTCACTTTAATTCCATCTTGATGATTTCCTTTGGCCTCCTCTCTTTCTCattcttttttagtttttttaaagtcCTTATTAGATCCATCATCCAGTGTCGCATCTGCTACCCATTCAGTGGCCTCAGCCTCAAAACGAAGAGATTCTACTCGCCATGGAAGAAGTTGAGTTCAAAGAAAAGGTATATCTTCTCCTCTCTGTATTCTTTCATTGGAGTTTTCGTTTTAATTGGCCAAAACCAAATATTTGATCCCGTAAGATGAAATTTGGGTGATATTCATGAATGATAagttttgggttttgaaatactttttttatctaaaatctTTATGTGCCAAAACAAGTGTAATTGTGACCTTGAAAGATGAGTTTTCCTTTTGATAGAAACAAGTTCAAACGTTTAGTCATGGTTATTAGTTATCTTTGTTTCAAGTTTATGTTTGTTGTTAGGTTCGACAACTACGGCAAGTACGGGCTTCTGTGCGGTGCAGACGGGCCAGCACACCTGATAGTGAACAGAGACCGGAGACCAGAGGCATTGGGGAGAGTTTAAAACACCAGGAATTTTTTTCATGTACATCGCGGGATGGATCGGGTGGGTGAGGAGAAACTACTTGATAGCGATTAGTGACGAGAAGAAACCAGCGATGAAAGAGATCATCATTGATGTACAATTCTCTTACAGACTCAAACCGAAGCTGTCAATCTTCTCTACGGTGCCAAAACCCAGGTACACTCTATTCCATTAGAGCTTTTAAATTGTCCTTTTTATCTGTGATTTAGgggatatttttgtattttgcgATTGTAGTCGAATCCGGAGAACAGTGTGGGGATCTTGACAATGGCAGGTAAGGAGTTAGAGTCTTGACTACGCCTACCTCTGCTGATCTTGGCAAGATTCTGGCCTGTATGCACAGTATGTCTCTCTACTCAAAAGCAATTTTTgtaattgttgttgttttgaaggAGGCATCAATTTTACTGTCTTTTGACCCCTCGATGTTGGAGAGTTTAATTTGACAACAGCGATCCAGATTGCTCAGCTTGCTCTTAAAAATTGCCAAAATAAGAATCAGCGCCAAAGTATTATTGTTTTCGCTGGAAGGTACTCGCTTtcttgcctttttttttttttttaactatcgAATTAGAAATCATTTATATTGTTAACAAAGTAATCTTCATTGGAAATTTCTCCTCCAATATGCTAAATCTGATGCAAAGGACTGGAAACAAGCAGGGAGCATGGGAGGGGATGAGCCTTAACAGAGGAGAAGAACAGCTGAGGTGCAGTGACAACATCACTGGATTCTGCCTCCTCGAGAGTGGATCAAATGCAACACTGATGGATCTTTTCTTGATGAAGAGCTCTCACTTTTGGACGTCATTAAAAGCCAGGCTAGAAGAGCAACCAAAGTGGTCCTCCTCCTGCTTACCCCATGCACGATGTACCTTATCATCCACCTCCTTTTCCACCTATGTCGTATCCCACTGGTCCTGATTTTCCATATGCTCTTTATCCTCCTTACCCAATTCCTGGAGCTCCTGTTGCAGAGTCTGGCAACGAGAAGCCAGTGCAAGCATCCCCTCttccaccacctcctcctcaaGGATATCCTAGACAGCATCAGAGGGGTTACGGCCCAAGAAACATGCCGCATGGAGCTGGACCTAGGGACTTTGTGAGACCTCCGTATATGGGGCAAGGTCCTGGGTTCATGGTTGGTCCAGGTCCTGGTTTTCCCGGTAAGATGTTGATTCTCTGTCAAGGGACAGGTTGAGCATACATGGTGTTAAGATAGAGTATAATTACTAAATtgctgtattttttttgtttcttcatttGACATAGGTCCTGTGTACTACTTCCCGGTTCCACCCCCTGGAGCTATAAGAGGCTACCCTCCACGCTTTGGTCCGCACCCTGGTAACCAGGGTCCTCAAGCTCTGTATGACTCCTGAACAACTCGACTTAAAGGATAGAGtcataaaacaaatagaatATTACTTGTGGCAAGTTATGCGTTTGCATCTATATATTTTGTGCTTTTGATACTATGTTGAGCTGACACCTCTGATGGAATGTCTCTGAGTATTTCCATGCCTTGAGTCCATCTTTGCTGGTTGGTAGAATATCACCTTACCTTTATGTGCTCACCTTCcgtatttttattcttttttccaGTGACGAAAACCTTCAGAATGATCAGTACCTCATTTCCTTAATGGATGAACAAGGATGGGTTCCCATCAAAATCATAGATGACTTCAAAAGGGTAAAACTCTAACACAAGATTGTCTTGCTTTGCATTACTCTGTTTTGTCATTTTCATTTTACACAAATGTGTTGCTTTTAATTTCTCTATTCTTACTCTTGAATTACAGGTTAAGATGATGAACATGGATGTAGAGTTTATAGCAAAGATAACTTTAAAAACTCTTCAAAGCATACTGTTCTCGAGGGAGATCAAATGGTGGTCGACTAAGTTTGAAGCAATTTCATTCTGATGGACTAAGAGGGAGGCAAACAAAGTAGCAGATCAGTTACCAACTACTAGGCCTTTAGAcaattcttttaaatttcattacCATGTATCACAATATATCACTAATCTTCTTCATGAAGATCATGCATGTGCTCTTGACTGCATATAGTAATAATAAACATAGaggttataaaaaataaaatttatatttttcaatttgtgaTATTAATACAAGATTGTAGAATGTTTTTAttggagataaaaaaaaaggaaaatgatgTTTTTGGACTGAAGATATACTCAATATATCAGTAATCGTCTTCTGAAGATCATGCATGTGCTCTCGACTGCATAGTAATAATAAAC encodes:
- the LOC111198381 gene encoding putative F-box protein At4g21240; protein product: MGSKLGVMKNKEDKKNYERDGECDIPHDLMREILLRLPAKSLLRFRCVSKLWFSTTTDPSFINSFATQSSTRPYLELCFTKEDNWLFFSLVQKSLSHHHMDHITLPKEDRFINDFESILGLISFQYLNYFVIWNPTIRQHVTIPKPKDSWHTRSYLGYDPIGDTYKLLCMSNTSNSRPQVLTLGAQESWRLIKNSPMHYKTNNGKYINGFIFYEAYLRYEYYGTLVDRGCPSYIYREGLDRKTIMRFDVRSEEFKPIQMPPHFSHKTRHALVNYEGKVARICQESSFIILWILEDVDKEKWSYKEFHVPFPPEDPIEAYDYSINILSQQNENYILNGIHDDTGELVKYILSGINDDTGEFIFIPLTMWCGDKEAYVFCYDPKKKCTRKIRFEGTGYVDNFKRGYKLKHWVFAYCFPNHIESLVSLNNLTFPH
- the LOC111210864 gene encoding uncharacterized protein LOC111210864, coding for MSTTTVEVPAHLVIDLQDNQLTTCENPFVKRGCKGMIEIMKGNGIMLRIDLPGSRLRIDLPGNDLEFTKEGGRLVLTATEDNDVDFTPRTYRIEVVYDPAHKKVNVIGGGSTNGVMWIHFNI
- the LOC125593750 gene encoding la-related protein 1A-like isoform X1, with the protein product MHDVPYHPPPFPPMSYPTGPDFPYALYPPYPIPGAPVAESGNEKPVQASPLPPPPPQGYPRQHQRGYGPRNMPHGAGPRDFVRPPYMGQGPGFMVGPGPGFPGPVYYFPVPPPGAIRGYPPRFGPHPGNQGPQALDENLQNDQYLISLMDEQGWVPIKIIDDFKRVKMMNMDVEFIAKITLKTLQSILFSREIKWWSTKFEAISF
- the LOC125593750 gene encoding la-related protein 1A-like isoform X2, which codes for MPHGAGPRDFVRPPYMGQGPGFMVGPGPGFPGPVYYFPVPPPGAIRGYPPRFGPHPGNQGPQALDENLQNDQYLISLMDEQGWVPIKIIDDFKRVKMMNMDVEFIAKITLKTLQSILFSREIKWWSTKFEAISF